From Miscanthus floridulus cultivar M001 chromosome 15, ASM1932011v1, whole genome shotgun sequence, the proteins below share one genomic window:
- the LOC136508355 gene encoding thioredoxin H2-1-like, translating into MSSSVVAVQDMDDLYEAVENANEKKKQLLVLEFIGSTSYRSTCEFMKPIVESVANTYKNKADFCTVDVDKNEFKDLAKAFRVQALPTFLMIMDYQTVELIVAPDKQELIKSINKLATTK; encoded by the exons ATGAGTTCGTCCGTGGTAGCCGTCCAAGATATGGACGACTTGTATGAAGCTGTGGAGAACGCTAATGAAAAGAAAAAGCAGCTG CTCGTACTGGAGTTCATAGGGTCGACGTCCTACCGATCGACGTGCGAGTTTATGAAGCCGATTGTGGAGTCAGTCGCCAATACTTACAAGAACAAAGCTGACTTTTGTACAGTCGACGTCGACAAGAATGAGTTCAAG GATCTCGCGAAGGCGTTCAGAGTGCAGGCCCTGCCGACGTTCCTGATGATAATGGACTACCAGACGGTGGAACTGATTGTTGCGCCGGACAAGCAGGAGCTCATCAAAAGCATCAACAAGCTGGCTACTACAAAGTGA